One segment of Trypanosoma brucei brucei TREU927 chromosome 8, complete sequence DNA contains the following:
- a CDS encoding mitogen-activated protein kinase, putative: MGSKGEELMQELIVELREMNSRYTVHRFLSSGSYGAVFAGVDESDLPVAIKRVFNTISEGRTINILSDPFLCKRVLREIMLLNHFHHPNILGLKNMFIHLQPPGQHKLYLVTDLMRTDLAQVIHDKRIDISPQHIRFFMYHIILGLHVLHEAGVVHRDLHPGNVLVSENNDITICDFNLAREDTQDPNKTHYVTHRWYRAPELVMQFKGFTKLVDMWSAGCVMGELFNRRALFRGSTFYNQLDKIVEVVGAPTEEDHLDMFSSSQARNYLRNALSHCKPRPWCDVVPTADAEAIDLLSRMLEFNPARRISAEQALQHPYFASLYDPLDLTEACSGPFHFPEVSDIFSMHQMFLAEVRGFEARRLKRENIIQQRLALSNGTTNAKEVLGCDHMLRTHSLMEVSDLPTSMP, encoded by the coding sequence ATGGGTTCTAAAGGCGAGGAGCTGATGCAAGAGCTCATTGTGGAATTACGGGAGATGAATTCTCGTTATACGGTGCACCGTTTTCTCAGCAGTGGGAGCTATGGGGCTGTTTTTGCAGGCGTGGATGAAAGCGATCTTCCCGTGGCGATTAAACGGGTGTTCAACACCATCTCTGAGGGTCGGACCATAAATATCCTCTCCGATCCTTTTCTCTGCAAACGGGTGTTGCGCGAGATTATGCTGCTGAACCACTTCCACCACCCAAACATACTCGGACTGAAGAACATGTTCATACATCTGCAGCCCCCGGGCCAGCACAAACTGTACCTCGTCACCGACCTCATGCGTACCGACCTGGCACAAGTTATACACGATAAGCGCATTGATATTTCTCCCCAGCACATCCGCTTCTTCATGTACCACATCATACTTGGATTGCATGTTCTGCACGAAGCGGGTGTTGTACATCGTGATCTGCACCCAGGAAATGTACTTGTCTCTGAGAACAATGACATCACCATATGTGACTTCAATCTGGCACGAGAGGATACGCAGGATCCAAATAAAACACACTACGTGACGCACCGCTGGTACCGCGCACCGGAACTCGTGATGCAGTTCAAAGGATTCACGAAACTTGTCGATATGTGGTCTGCTGGGTGCGTAATGGGTGAGCTTTTCAACCGTCGTGCCCTTTTTCGTGGTTCTACATTCTACAACCAGTTAGACAAAATTGTGGAAGTTGTAGGAGCGCCCACGGAGGAAGACCACCTTGATATGTTCTCATCTTCGCAGGCGCGGAATTACCTTCGTAACGCCCTCTCGCACTGCAAGCCCCGGCCATGGTGTGATGTGGTGCCCACTGCCGATGCTGAAGCAATAGATTTGCTCAGTCGTATGCTTGAATTCAATCCAGCGCGGCGTATCAGTGCTGAGCAGGCTTTGCAGCATCCCTATTTTGCATCTCTATATGACCCACTGGATCTTACGGAGGCATGCAGTGGTCCTTTCCATTTCCCAGAGGTGAGCGACATCTTCTCCATGCATCAAATGTTCTTGGCGGAGGTTCGTGGCTTTGAGGCACGGCGGTTAAAGCGAGAGAATATCATACAACAACGACTCGCACTTTCAAATGGCACCACAAATGCGAAGGAAGTACTCGGCTGTGACCATATGCTGCGGACTCATAGTCTTATGGAAGTGTCAGATCTTCCCACCTCTATGCCCTAA
- a CDS encoding nucleoside phosphatase, putative translates to MLHSDHPKQSRFLTPFVIFPLFTLLTLVLLYAAGYFIGLSRYHSLTRDEHALDADGRDSRCVSQQEMLRNTHKVAAGTLKRLKEDRDELKKKLKLLEEGKGRTGEPAASCGGKDATSNNGEGPSVNDGGGNMTGSAAVSLQRAANLIDSLTHQTESWLKKAADTTPSLAACNKSPRRYSVVFDAGSTGSRVHVYRYNLTSNPYDNIDSAPNGAHASLLPYLKLEDELFIENHEPLSGFSDPRGAAASLVPLLDAAKARVPTDMHACVGIELKATAGLRRIGAEQAGRVLDAVRREFQKGPFWVHSELGSVRILEGREEGPLAWLTVNFLIGSLSGTKETATILDLGGGSTQVVMRPNDPEVLEGHEEFTDTFAINGKSIKLYQHSYEGNGLNAAREQLLASVATSVATGGTTTAAKSGPLRAFPCFPQGYAHEKSGVSNGVGGGGVTPSMEECVALFRKHVVRSGGECSSKSCGFNGVFQPDVRTAVSGPVYAFSFYHDLLRPHMTAGTTVIRLQDIIGIASQVCKSMKSVEQLRRENKGKVSVHPSLRPELECLHLSYVVALLRDGFHYPLDQELHIAKKIDGYETAWTLGASLVSLEEHCV, encoded by the coding sequence ATGTTGCACTCAGACCACCCCAAGCAGTCGCGCTTTTTGACgccttttgttatttttccattGTTTACGTTACTGACGTTGGTACTGTTGTACGCCGCAGGCTACTTCATTGGTTTGTCACGGTACCATTCACTTACGAGGGATGAGCACGCTTTAGATGCGGATGGGCGTGACTCACGGTGTGTTTCGCAACAAGAGATGTTGAGGAACACTCATAAGGTGGCTGCGGGGACACTTAAGCGCCTGAAAGAGGATCGTGATGAGCTAAAGAAGAAACTTAAACTCcttgaggaaggaaagggccGCACTGGGGAGCCGGCGGCGTCatgtggaggaaaagatgCGACCTCCAACAATGGTGAAGGTCCGTCGGTTAATgacggaggaggaaatatGACTGGTAGCGCCGCCGTGAGTCTCCAACGGGCGGCCAATCTAATTGACAGTCTTACACACCAAACGGAAAGTTGGTTGAAAAAGGCAGCTGATACGACACCGTCATTGGCAGCGTGTAACAAATCCCCAAGGCGATACAGTGTTGTGTTTGACGCTGGTAGCACTGGCAGTCGTGTGCACGTTTACAGGTATAACTTGACCTCAAACCCATACGATAACATAGATTCTGCACCAAATGGTGCGCATGCCTCGTTGCTACCCTACTTGAAGCTGGAAGATGAACTCTTCATTGAGAACCACGAGCCGCTGTCGGGGTTTAGCGATCCCAGAGGAGCTGCTGCCTCTTTGGTGCCGTTACTCGACGCAGCAAAAGCCCGTGTACCAACAGATATGCACGCGTGTGTAGGTATTGAACTGAAAGCGACCGCAGGGCTGCGACGCATTGGTGCAGAACAGGCCGGGAGAGTGCTGGACGCCGTTCGTCGTGAGTTCCAGAAGGGGCCGTTTTGGGTCCACTCGGAGCTTGGGTCTGTGAGAATCCTTGAGGGACGTGAGGAGGGACCGCTAGCGTGGCTCACGGTTAACTTCCTCATCGGGAGCCTAAGTGGTACCAAGGAAACGGCTACTATACTTGACCTTGGCGGAGGCTCCACGCAGGTTGTAATGCGGCCGAATGACCCAGAGGTGCTTGAGGGCCACGAGGAGTTCACAGACACGTTTGCCATCAATGGCAAGTCGATAAAGCTGTATCAGCACAGCTACGAGGGTAATGGATTGAACGCCGCGAGAGAGCAACTCCTAGCTTCTGTGGCGACTTCGGTGGCAACCGGGGGGACAACTACTGCCGCAAAGTCCGGTCCACTACGTGCTTTTCCATGCTTTCCACAAGGATATGCTCATGAGAAGAGTGGAGTTTCCAACGGtgtgggaggaggaggtgtaACACCATCCATGGAGGAGTGTGTAGCTCTCTTCCGGAAACATGTGGTTCGCTCCGGTGGCGAGTGTAGTAGCAAAAGCTGTGGCTTTAATGGTGTTTTTCAGCCCGATGTGCGAACTGCAGTATCTGGACCCGTGTATGCATTCTCATTCTACCACGACCTCTTGAGGCCCCACATGACAGCAGGAACAACAGTCATCCGTCTGCAGGATATCATCGGTATCGCGAGCCAGGTTTGCAAGTCGATGAAATCGGTGGAGCAACTCCGTCGTGAAAATAAGGGGAAGGTAAGTGTTCACCCCTCGCTGAGGCCTGAATTGGAGTGTCTACATCTGTCCTACGTAGTTGCGTTGCTGCGCGATGGGTTTCATTACCCTCTTGATCAGGAGCTTCACATCGCCAAGAAAATTGACGGTTACGAGACGGCGTGGACGCTCGGCGCCTCACTTGTCAGCTTAGAGGAGCACTGTGTGTGA